The genomic DNA ATGACATAATTGATATGAACTTCCCAGGGTCCTACCTGCATAAGCTATCAGGAAAACTTAAGGGACAATATTCCGTCCGGGTCTCGGGAAATTGGAGAATATTTTTTAAATTCATAGATAGCGATGCTTATGTCGTTGACTATGATGATTACCATTAAAAGGTGACTATTATGATGACAATGAAAAGACAGCCATCCCATCCCGGATATATTCTGAAGAAAGATTATTTGGAACCACTAAACATTTCTATAACCAGCATGTCTGAAACACTTGGCGTATCCAGAAAAACCTTGTCAAAGATATTGAATGA from Desulfonatronovibrio magnus includes the following:
- a CDS encoding type II toxin-antitoxin system RelE/ParE family toxin, which gives rise to MIKSFKHKGLEVFYYYGSTRGISPEHADKISRILDRLNAANDIIDMNFPGSYLHKLSGKLKGQYSVRVSGNWRIFFKFIDSDAYVVDYDDYH